Proteins encoded in a region of the Gammaproteobacteria bacterium genome:
- a CDS encoding metallophosphoesterase yields the protein MNIQILSDIHLEFGPLEVSADRADVLVAAGDIGVGCEGLDWLARFSCPVIYVGGNHEYWQNDLEALNAELTEKSRGSNIEFLENRYVTIGECRFLGCTLWTDFSGADEFEMAKVFLAMNDFRYISVGSRGMIPEDIIERNVASRAWLRAELSRPHDGRTVVVTHHAPLMQSWFGSRGSDPIRHAYCNDLDDLLSEYDIDLWIHGHIHDSVDYVFSGVRVVGNPRGYFAYREVRGFEREKIVVV from the coding sequence ATGAATATCCAGATACTGTCAGATATTCACCTGGAGTTCGGACCCCTGGAGGTCAGCGCGGATCGGGCGGACGTGCTCGTCGCGGCCGGTGATATCGGCGTCGGTTGTGAAGGGCTCGACTGGCTGGCGCGGTTTTCGTGTCCGGTGATCTACGTCGGGGGAAATCACGAGTACTGGCAGAACGATCTCGAGGCGCTGAACGCGGAACTGACGGAAAAGTCCAGGGGATCGAACATCGAGTTTCTCGAGAACCGTTACGTCACGATTGGTGAGTGCCGGTTTCTCGGATGTACCCTGTGGACGGATTTCAGCGGTGCCGACGAGTTCGAAATGGCGAAGGTATTCCTGGCCATGAACGATTTCCGGTATATCTCGGTCGGGTCACGCGGCATGATTCCAGAGGACATTATCGAAAGAAACGTCGCCTCCCGGGCGTGGCTGCGAGCAGAATTGTCCCGGCCCCACGACGGACGGACGGTTGTGGTAACGCACCACGCACCGCTGATGCAGAGCTGGTTCGGGAGCCGGGGAAGCGATCCCATCCGCCACGCCTATTGCAACGACCTGGACGACCTGTTGTCGGAGTATGACATCGACCTGTGGATCCATGGCCACATTCATGATTCGGTCGACTACGTCTTTTCCGGAGTTCGCGTTGTCGGAAATCCCCGGGGATATTTTGCGTACCGGGAGGTCCGGGGATTCGAACGCGAGAAGATTGTAGTCGTCTGA
- a CDS encoding DUF1820 family protein, producing the protein MEVKKKSLYRVKFINQGEVYEVFAREVYASDIMGFVTVEQLVFDDRDSPVVDPSEERLKSEFESVRRCLIPMHSVIRIDEVTNRGAARITELGDKVTPFPTTILRPDGGKGGK; encoded by the coding sequence GTGGAAGTAAAGAAAAAGTCCTTGTATCGCGTCAAGTTCATCAATCAGGGGGAGGTCTACGAAGTGTTCGCGCGCGAGGTCTATGCCTCCGACATCATGGGATTCGTGACCGTCGAGCAACTCGTGTTCGACGATCGGGACTCCCCGGTCGTGGATCCGTCCGAGGAACGGCTCAAGTCCGAGTTCGAGTCAGTCCGGCGATGTCTCATCCCCATGCATTCGGTCATCCGAATCGATGAGGTCACCAACAGGGGAGCCGCACGGATCACCGAACTCGGCGATAAGGTCACGCCGTTTCCCACGACGATCCTGCGACCCGATGGCGGCAAGGGAGGGAAGTGA